One Urocitellus parryii isolate mUroPar1 chromosome 9, mUroPar1.hap1, whole genome shotgun sequence DNA segment encodes these proteins:
- the Znf789 gene encoding LOW QUALITY PROTEIN: zinc finger protein 789 (The sequence of the model RefSeq protein was modified relative to this genomic sequence to represent the inferred CDS: inserted 1 base in 1 codon; substituted 4 bases at 4 genomic stop codons): MYFTRDEXAHLDWTQKNLYRDVMLGNHRNMILLGFWFPKPEVICQLENWDKPWILDLQSAGIRKASSSACPGPGASYKMKKPTTQRKISEDLESYEPSLVMQDITKKFSEKLYRCNEVVDSSKFVLPSSSNGYXDFLENLDLIQHQNARTWKKQGRCGKLNPRSLFLRYEHILKRAKPYEXCGKNIRHQANFYKQQRIHFLENPFECSICGQTFKQRSTLIDHKQCHLQKKPTXTHDCGKCFRQLAYLVEHMRIHTKGKPYKCGECEKTFSXNSILIRHQLIHSGEKPHKSLECGKAFGQFSTLRSHQQIHSKQNSISAVNVDLLQHQRIHTKEAFFECTECGKTFSFKTNLNQHEIIHTGKRPYRCDMCGKSFIWRISFIKHQGTHKGQGCT, encoded by the exons ATGTACTTCACCAGAGATGAGTAGGCTCACCTTGACTGGACTCAGAAGAACCTCTATAGAGATGTGATGCTAGGGAACCACAGGAACATGATCTTGCTGG GATTTTGGTTTCCTAAACCTGAGGTGATCTGTCAGCTGGAAAACTGGGACAAGCCATGGATCTTGGATCTGCAGAGTGCTGGGATCAGGAAAGCTTCTAGTAGTGCTTGCCCAG GTCCTGGAGCCAGTTACAAGATGAAAAAGCCAACTACACAACGGAAAATTTCTGAAGATTTAGAGTCATATGAGCCATCACTGGTAATGCAGGATATAAccaagaaattttcagaaaagttaTATAGATGTAATGAAGTTGTGGACAGTAGCAAGTTTGTACTCCCCAGTAGTAGCAATGGATATTAAGACTTTCTTGAAAACCTGGATCTTATTCAACATCAGAATGCTCGAACATGGAAGAAACAGGGCAGATGTGGGAAACTCAACCCAAGGTCATTATTTTTGAGGTATGAGCATATTCTTAAAAGAGCAAAGCCTTATGAATGATGTGGAAAAAACATTAGGCATCAGGCAAATTTTTATAAACAGCAAAGAATTCACTTTTTAGAGAATCCCTTTGAGTGTTCCATATGTGGGCAAACCTTCAAACAACGGTCAACTCTTATTGACCATAAACAATGTCACCTGCAAAAAAAACCCA TAACTCATGACTGTGGAAAGTGTTTCCGTCAGCTTGCATATCTTGTTGAACACATGAGGATTCATACCAAAGGAAAACCTTATAAATGTGGAGAATGTGAAAAAACTTTTAGCTAGAATTCAATCCTTATTCGACATCAGTTAATCCATAGTGGAGAAAAGCCACATAAAAGCCttgaatgtggaaaagcctttggtCAGTTTTCCACCCTTAGGAGCCATCAACAGATTCATAGTAAACAGAACTCTATAAGTGCAGTGAATGTGGATCTCCTTCAGCACCAGAGAATCCATACCAAGGAGGCATTCTTTGAGTGTACAGAATGTGGAAAAACTTTTAGTTTCAAGACAAATCTTAATCAACATGAGATCATTCACACTGGAAAGAGACCTTATAGATGTGACATGTGTGGTAAATCTTTCATTTGGCGAATAAGTTTTATTAAGCATCAGGGTACACACAAAGGACAGGGATGTACATAA